The window ACGTCGTGCTCAAGGACGTGCGCAGCGATTCGCACGTCGCGCGCCTGCTCGAATCGTTGTCGGCGCAACATTTGCGGCTGTTCTGCACGCCCGTCGTCAACCTGTTTCAGCAGCACGGCGAGCCGATCCGCGTGAATCATCAATCGGTGTCGTACCCGGTCGTGGCCGACGCGCGCCGTGCGTTCGCCTACGAGGTCTATTCGATCGATTCGGTCAAGCTCGTCAAGCAGCGCGCGCATGAGGAGACGGTGACGGAGTTTCGTCCGTTCTATTCGTTGCATCACGGCGAGACGGCACGCGAGGGGCACTACTGGTTCGCCCGCCGCAACGACTGGGTCGCGCAGAACAGCCCCGGCTACGAGACGGAAATCTCGGTCGTCGATATCGACTTCGAGCCGGCCGCGCCGCAAACCGATACCTTGTCGCTCGATCTCACCTGCACCAACCGCGACCTGCCCGAATCGATGGCGGTGGGGCTCGAAGGCGGCGACCTGTTTTACGAAGGCGGCTCGCTCGCGGGCAGCATTTCGCTGTTGCGCCGGCCGACGCCGACCGTGCGCTTCGATCGCGGCCGCGCCGCGCACTGGCGGCTCGTCTCGCATCTCGCGCTCAATCACGTCTCGCTCGCGAGCAGCGGCTTGGCCGCGCTCAAGGAAATGCTCGTGCTCTACGACTTGCGGCGCACGGCGGTATCGGCGCGCCATATCGACGGGCTCGTCGGCATCGAGCAGCGCGCCGCGGTGCAGTGGCTGCCCGGCAAGCCGTTCGCGACTTTCGTGCGCGGCATCGAGATTCAGCTGACGATCGACGAGGAGCATTTCGTCGGCACGAGCCTCGCGTCGTTCGTGCGGGTCATCGACACGTTTTTTGGGCTGTACGTGCATTTGAACAGCTTTGTGCAACTGGTCGTCGTGTCGAAGCGCACCGGCGAGGAGATCATGCGATGCAAGCCGCGCAGCGGAGAATCGATCCTGGCGTAGTCGAACGCCTGCTCGACGAGCCGTATCGCTTCGAATTTTTCCAGGCGGTGCGGATGCTCGAGAAGTGGTTCACGCAGCAGGCGCCCGAGCGCGCGAATGCGCGGCCCGGCGACGTGCTCGCGCGCCATATTGCGTTTCGCAACACGCTGTCGCTCTCGTTTCCGGCGAGCGAAATTCACCACGCCACGCCTTACGACGAGGCGGGCGCGGCCATTGCCGATAGCGCGAAGCGTGCAGAAGCGATCGAGGCGGGGGAGCTGGCGCGCATCGAACTGATGCCGATGTTCTTCGGCCTATTGGGCGGCCAAGGCGCACTGCCGCTTCATTACACGGAGCAGATGGTTGCGCGCGAGATGAAGCGCGACCACGCCGCGCGCGAGTTCTTCGACATCTTTTCGAATCGCGCCACCGCGCTCTTCTACTCGGCGTGGAAGAAATACCGGCTGCCGTTCCACTACGAACTCGACAAGGACGAACGCTATCTGCCGCTCTTGCTCGCGCTCGCGGGCGTGTCCGATACGCCGTCGCGCACGAGCGTTCAGCAGGGTCGCGGCGCGCTCGAAGACGAAGCGATCGCAGGCTATGCGATGGCGGCGCGGCATCGGCCGATGTCGGCGGCTTATTTGCAGCGCACGCTGGCGGAGTATTTCGACGTGCCGGTGCGCGTCGAGCAATTCGTCGGCAAGTGGTACGACGTGCCGCCCGATCAAGTGACGCTGCTCGGCAACGTCAACGCCACCTTGGGTGCGACCGCGCTTGCCGGCGCGCGTGTCTGGCAGCGCGACATGCGCGCGCGGCTCGTCGTCGGTCCGCTCAGGATGGCCGACTACGAGGCGTTCTTGCCCGGCGCCGAGCGCGCCGTCGCGCTCGAACGGATGCTGACGCTGCTCGCGGGCGTGACGCTCGAGTATGAAGTGAAGCTCGTGCTGCGCCGCTCGGAAGTCGGCTCGATTCACCTCGGCCGCGGCGCGCGCCTTGGCTGGGACGCCTTCCTCTGCACCCGCGATGCCGAGCGCGATCGCTCGGACGCCCGCTACGAACTCCACGTCATTCACTGACTGACCGCAACACAACAACACGAGAACCGGACCGCACGATATGAGCACGCCCCTCAAGACCCTCATCGCGAAGCTCGACACCACCTGCCGGGACGCCGCGTCGCGCGCGGCAAATCATTGCCTTGCGCGCGGCCACTACGAGGTCGATCTGGAGCACCTGTTCATCGCGCTGCTCGACGAAACGGCGAGCGACTTCGCGGTCGTGCTGAAAGCGAATCGCGTGAGCGCCAATGCGGTGCGCTCGGATCTCGAGCGCGAGCTCGAACGCCTGAAGACCGGTAATACGCGCACGCCCGTGTTCTCGCCGCATTTGATCGCGCTGTTCGAGCAGGCATGGCTGATCGCATCATTGGATTCGCAGATCGGCAGCATTCGCTCGGGGCACGTGCTTCTGGCGCTGCTGAGCGCGCCTGACCTCGCGCAATTCGCCCAGCGCATGTCGCCGCTCTTTGCGAGCATTTCGGTGCCGGACTTGAAGCACAAGTTCGACGAGACGACGGAAGGGTCTTGTGAGAGCGAGCGCGCGCGTTCAACCGCCGCCGCGGCGAGCGATGCAGCGGCGCGCGACGACAACGACGGCTTTGCCCAAGCGCCCAAGGGCCCATCGAAGACACCCGCACTCGACACTTACACCACCGATCTCACGCAACGCGCGCGCGACGGCGCGATCGATCCGGTGATCGGCCGTGAAGCGGAAATCCGCCAGACCATCGACATCCTGATGCGCCGCCGGCAGAACAACCCGATCCTCACCGGCGAGGCGGGCGTCGGCAAGACGGCCGTGGTCGAAGGGCTCGCGCTGCGCATCGCCGCGGGCGACGTGCCCGAGCCGTTGCGCGGCGTCGCGCTGCACGTGCTCGACATGGGCTTGCTGCAGGCCGGCGCGAGCGTGAAGGGCGAGTTCGAGAACCGCCTGAAGAATGTGATCGACGAAGTGAAGAAGAGCGTCCACCCGATCATCCTCTTCATCGACGAAGCGCACACGATCATCGGCGCGGGCGGTCAGGCTGGGCAGAACGATGCGGCGAACCTCTTGAAGCCGGCGCTTGCGCGCGGCGAGCTGCGCACCATCGCCGCGACCACATGGAGCGAATACAAGAAGTACTTCGAGAAAGACGCGGCGCTCGCGCGGCGCTTCCAGGTCGTGAAGATCGAGGAGCCGAGCGAGACGCTCGCCGCCGCGATGCTGCGCGGCATGGCGACGAAGATGGAGGCGCATTTCAACGTGCGGATTCTCGACGAGGCGATTGTCGAGGCGGTGCGCTTGTCGCATCGCTATATCACGGGACGTCAGCTGCCGGACAAGGCCATCGGCGTGCTCGATACCGCTTGCGCGAAGGTTGCGCTCGCACACAGTTCGACGCCTGCCGCGATCGACGATACGAGAAAGCACATCGAACGCGTCGATGCGGAGATCGTGGCGTTGGAGCGCGAGGCCGCAACGGGCGCTTCACACGGGGAACGTTTGGCGCAACTGCATGCGCTGCGCGAGGAGGACCTCGTCGCGCTTGCGCGCGATGAAGCGCGATACGAGGAAGAGCGCGCGATCGTTACGCGCATCGAAAGGCTGCGGGCGGAGATCGACAAGGCGCGCGAGGCGGTCGCGGCAGGCGACGCCGAGCAGACCGCGCAAACCGCGCAAACCGCTGACGTCCGTGACGCGCTAGCTGCAGAGACCTCGAAGCTGCAAGCGCTGCAGAACACGCAACCGATGGTGCCGCTGCAAGTCGATGCGCACGTGGTTGCGGAGATCGTCGCTGCTTGGACAGGCATTCCGTTGGGCCGCATGGTGAAGGACGAAATCCAGACTGTGCTGAACCTGCAGCCGCTGCTGGCCGCGCGCGTGATCGGCCAGGACCACGCGCTCGAAGCGATCGCGCAGCGCGTGCGTACCGCGAGCGCGAGCCTCGAAGACCCGAACAAGCCGCGTGGCGTGTTCATGTTCGTCGGGCCGTCGGGCGTCGGCAAGACCGAGACCGCGCTCGCGCTCGCCGACATCCTCTACGGCGGCGAACGCAAGCTCGTCACGATCAACATGAGCGAATACCAGGAGGCGCACAGCGTCTCCGGCTTGAAGGGCTCGCCTCCGGGCTACGTCGGCTACGGCGAAGGCGGCGTGCTGACCGAGGCCGTGCGGCGCAATCCGTACTCGGTCGTGCTGCTCGACGAAGTCGAAAAGGCGCATCCCGACGTGCTCGAAATGTTCTTCCAGGTGTTCGACAAAGGCGCGATGGACGACGCCGAAGGCCGCGAGATCGACTTCCGCAATACGCTGATCATCCTGACGTCGAATGTCGGTTCATCGGCCGTGATGCAGGCGTGCCTGAACAAGAGCGCCGAGGAACTGCCAGACGCGGACGCGCTGGCCGAAACGTTGCGTCCGCATCTATACAAAGCGTTCAAGCCCGCGTTCCTCGGCCGCATGAAAGTGGTGCCGTACTACCCGATTCCTGACGACGTGCTGGCCGAGATCATCGAGCTCAAGCTCGATCGCATCAAGAACCGCATCGCCGCGAATCACAAGGCGGCGTTCGAATGGGACGAGTCGCTCGTCGACGCCGTGCTTGCACGCTGCACCGAAGTGGATTCGGGCGCGCGCAACGTCGATCACATTCTGAACGGCACGCTGCTGCCGGAGATCGCGGAGCACGTGCTGGAGCGGATCGCGGAGGGCGAGTCGATCGGAAAGATTGCCGTGCATGCGAACGATGCGGGCGAATTCGAATACACGGTGGCTTGATATGGCGATCGATCTGAACACTTTGTTGGCTCCGGTTTCCGATGCGTCGCCTTGCGGCGAGGACCTGCTGTTCTCGTCGGATTTCGACGCGATTCAGCACGCGCGGCGCTTCGATGATCCGTCGCTCGATCAGGGCGAGTGGGTCACCGAAATCAAAGAGGCCGACTGGAACTTTGTCATTGAGCGCAGCACGGCGCTTTTGAAGTCGCAGACGAAGGACTTGCGGCTTGCCGCGTGGCTCACCGAAGCGTTGGCGATCGAAGACGGCCTGCCGGGACTCGCGCAAGGCTATGCGTTGCTGGCCGGATTGAGTGAACGCTATTGGGATCACTTGCATCCGCTGCCCGAGGGCGACGACGCCGAGTACCGGCTCGGCAACGTCGCGTGGCTGATCGGCCGTACTGCGCAGTTGCTGCGCGAGGTGCCGCTTGCGCAGGCGCCGGGCGGCGCGCCGTTTACGGCGCTCGATATGGAAGTGGCGACGCACGTCGCGCAAGCGGTGAAGCGCGATCCCGATCACGCGGACGACATCGCGCGGGGGAAGCCGTCGATCGAGCAGATCGATGCGGCGAAGCGGTCGACGCCGGTGGCGTTTTATCGCTCGCTTTTAGGTGATTTGACGCGCTTCGAAGTGGCGATGCTCGCGCTGGAGAAGGAGCTGGATAAACGCGCAGGTGATTCGGCGCCGAGCTTCCGTCAAGCGAAGGATGCGTATGAGGTCGTTTATCGGCTTGCCGAGCGGTTTGCGCGGGAGCTTGGCGTGAGTGCGGCTGAGCCCGTCGCTTCGCCTGCGCAGCAGGCCGATCAAATGACGCACAACGAAGCCGGCGGACGCGCCGAACCGACGTTCAAGGCACCGACGCAAACGCAACGCGAGGAACCCATGCTGAACACGACGCCGCAAGCGGCAGCCGGACTTCAGAACCGTGCGCAAGCGGTCGCGCAATTGCGTGCGGTGGCGAAGTTTTTTAGGGCGACGGAGCCGCATAGTCCGGTTGCTTATCTCGCCGATAAGGCCGCGGAATGGGCGGATATGCCGTTGCATCAGTGGCTTGAGACCGTCGTGAAGGACGATGGGTCGCTTGCGCATTTGAGGGAGTTGTTGGGGGTGAAGGCGGAGTGAGGCTCCGATACAGATCTCGCTGCCTAAATGTGGGGTAGTGCGGTACTACGACGTCGTAGGAAGAATTTAAGAGAAAAATCGCGAGTGCAGTCGAGAATTCTTTCGCAACTTGCTCAGAAAGTCGCCATTTTAAAATTTGGCGTTTTGGGTCATTTCGTGCACGGTTGTCAACATATAGCAATAGCTCAAATCGATAGCGTTTGATGGTCGCTGGAATTGCAAGATTTGACAATTTTTAGGTATGGCAGTCGATATCATAGTGTTTGTGAAATAACTAGCCGAAGCGACCGATTAGGTAATTATTCCCTGGATTTTGTGAGGTCTGGATAATAAATACCGAAAGCGTTCGGTCGTCGGTGCGCCTCAACTGAACAAGAAAGGGATTGCGTTGTGAGTTCAACGCTTTCCACTTATTATTCCGGTCGCATTCAGAATCAAGAAACTGACGGGTGAGAGATTATGGGAGCGCAGGACCTTAATTCGATAATGAAGGCTGGTGTCTATCAAACAGACCGCCTCCTCAAGCTGGATACACCCCTTGGTTCTGATGTTCTACTGCCGCAGCGTGTGGTTGGAGAATCTCGCATCGGCCGAAATTTCGAATTTACGGTCGATGTCGTTTCGCTGAAAGGCGAAATAGAGTTGAAGACGCTGGTCGCGCAATCGGTCACGTTGTGGATTCAGCAAACCGACAAGTCCTATCTGCCGCACCACGGTTATGTCCATACCGTGCGGAAGCTCGGCGCCGACGGACAGATGACGAGCTATCAGCTCGCCTTTTCGTCATGGATGCATTTTCTGAAGTTTCGCAAGGACGCTCGAATATTCCAGGAAAAGACGGTCGAGTCCATCCTCGAAGAGGTCTTTGACGCGCATCCACAGGCAAAAGGCGCCTATCGATTCGCGCTTCGCAGCCCGACGCCGACACGCTCGTTTTGCGTTCAGTACGAGGACGATTGGAATTTTGCTCATCGCCTGATGGAGTCGGAAGGCCTGTATGGCATCTTTGAACAGGCGAGCGACGGCAAATCCCACACGCTTGTCATTACCGATGACCTGTACACGTGCAAGCCGGTGGAGCCACAGCAGGTCGAGTTTTATCGCTCAGGCGTGAACAGCGAGACCGATGCGTTTGTGCAGTGGTCCGGCACACGCACGTTGCAGAGCGTGACGTATTCGACAAGCACGTTTGATTACAAGACGCTGAACGCGCGAAAGACCACCAGCGCCCCAACCGTGCAGAATCAAGGCGATCTGCCCGACCAGGCGGAAGTTTACGAATACACGGGGCCGTACACGTATCAGCAGAGCGGGCGTGGTGACCATCTCACGAGCCTGCGCCTCGAGGAATGGGAGTCGCGAGCGAAGCGATTTTATGGCGCGGGTAGCGTACGCCGCGTCGATGCAGGGCGTTGGTTTCAGCTGGCAGACCACCCCGAACATGATAGTGACAAGTCGCAGGATCGCGAATTCGCGGTCATCGCTGTCCAGTGGTACATCGAGAACAATCTGCCGATTGGGGAGAGCCGCCCCTTTCCTCATAGTCTGCGGGCTCGTCTTGCTCAGGTGCGCGCGGAGCATCAGGACGGGCTCGCGCAATCGCTCGTAAAGGATTCCACCGGCGGTGAGGGGTTCTTCCTGGCTGAAGTTGAGGTGCAAAGGCGGAACGTCCCCTTCCGCAGCCCGTTCGAGCATAAGAAGCCGGTCATGCACACGCAGACGGCAACAGTTGTCGGCCCTTCGAATGAGGAGGTCTACACGGACAGTCTCAACCGCGTCAAAGTCCGCATGCATTGGGACCGGGTTAGCAGTGGAGATGAAACGTCGTCTTGCTGGATGCGCGTCATGTTTCCGCACGCAGGCGGTGATTTTGGGGGGGTCTTCGTGCCGCGCGTGGGGCATGAGGTGGCCGTGACATACCTGGATGGCGATTGCGACAGGCCCGTCATAAGCGGTTGTTTGTTCAACGATGCTCAGCAGCCGCAGTGGCACACGAATGGCCTCATGTCCGGCTTTAAGTCCAGCGAGTACAAAGGCTCGGGTTTCAATCAGCTCGTATTCGACGACTCCACTGGACAAAACCGCGCCCAGTTGCTCAGCTCGACAGCGAACAGCTACCTCCACGTCGGCTATCTCATCGACCACACCGGCAATACGCGAGGCAATTATCTCGGGACCGGCTTCGACCTGAAGACCGAAGCCTACGGCGCGGTACGGGCCGGCCAGGGGATGTATTTGTCGACCTTCGCGCGGGGCGGCACGTCGAGCCAGCCGCTGGATGTGCATGAAGCGAAAGAACACCTGACCGAATCGGTGAACGTTGTGGAGATTCGCTCCGACGCGGCGAAGGCAGTGCAAGCCGAGGATTTGACGGGCGCGCACGACGACTTGCAAGCGTTTACCAACGCCACGGAGCTGGAGGCTTCTGGTTCGGCGTCGGGGGGCAGTACCGCAGGAGGTGGCACGGGTAGCGCTAACGGATTTTCGGAGCCGGTCATGCTGCTTGGCAGCCCGGTGGGCATCGGGCTGACAACGATGAAGTCCGTGCATGCGGCAGCCACCGACAACGTCAATCTGGTCAGCGGCGCCAACACGCACGTGGCAGCTACGAAATCGTTCATCGCGAGTGTGGGCGAGAAAATCAGCCTCTTTGCACAGACCGCGGGTATGAAGCTTTTCGCTGGCAAGGGCAAGGTTCAGGTGATGGCGTTGTCCGACAACATCGAGATGACTGCGGATAAGACCGTCAAGATCATATCGACTTCGGACGCGGTATCCGTGGTCGCGCAGAAGGAAATAACCCTGTCTGCCGGTGGGGCTGTGATTAAGATTTCCGGCGGGAACATCTCGGTTCACGCACCGGGCGCTTTGGATTTCAAGGGAGCGTCGCATTCCTTTGCCGGGCCGCAGGGAGAAAATGCTTCCGCGAGCGTGCCTGCGTCGAGCTCCTGTGCCTCGCAGTTCGCTTCGGCGGCGTCGAGCGGCGCAGCGCTGGTTGGGTAATGTCCTTGCGTCCACGAGAAGAAGCATGACGACCACAACGTACATCATTGTCGAACCGAGCAACGGGGCACTGGATATGTCGCCAGCGCCCAACGCTTACGAAATCGGCGAACTCATCCCTGTCGCGCGCCCCGAATTGGAAGGCGTAGCCCCGGTTCTATACCGGCTTGAACACACGGAGCGCCAGTTGCCGCGTGTGCGCGAACTGGCCGAATCCCACCATCGAGACGGGCGTCCGCCGCTGATCTGCTGCGTGCTCGAAACCGAAGCAGTGACAGACGTGATTCGAGAGCATCTTGCGGAGTCACTTCTACTGCGCAAGCCTGCTGATGGAAGCGTGGTGTTTCGCTACTACGATCCGCGTGTCTATGCGCATCTGGGTTCGATACTCGCGCCGGGGCAGATGCTTACGCTGATGGGACCGGTGACCCGCTGGACGTATCTGGATGTGGCTAGAGCGTGGCAAGAGGCAAGCTTCGACGGAAACGGTAGCGGTAGCCTTGCTGTGACTGACGAACAGTATGAGCAGATAGCACGTCTGAGTTTCGTTCGACGAGCACTCGAGCTCTTGCGCGATGCAGGTGTCGCGATGTCGGCCGACTTGCCGCGTCAGCTCGATACGCAACTGCGCAAGGCTGAGCGTTATGGTCTTTCTCCGGAAGACCAAATCCCGTTTGCACTGCACGGTGTGCTCGTCGCGCCCAATTTCGACCGCCATCCGCAAGTGCAAAGCGCGCTGTCTCAGGTCCGTGAGACGCCGTATGTCGATGCAGTTGGACAGTGGAGCGATAACGACTGGCAGCGCATCGGCCAGGAAAGCGCTCAGTACCCGCTCTCGTAAACAATCTGCTTTTTAAGGAATGACTCGCATGCTGCTAGATGACTCCGGTTTTCAAAGCATCAGCCAGATTACGAAAGCCGCAGTGTCTGCGGGCGCCCCAGCAACACAATGCAAGATGTGCCAGAAGAAGGGGCTGCCGATACTACCGGTGCGCTATTCGGCGCTGGCGGCTACGCGCGCGCATGGCATCGACGGTGTGCCTCTAGTAAGTGGCAGCTTTGGCGCCCACGTGCAGGGTGTCGCGTCGGGTAAGGCAAAATACACGCTTCGCTCCCTGCGATACGGTTTTGTGTACGTCTACTACCCGAAGACATCGGCGTGGAAGTGCTACGCGGTAACCAACGAGGGCAACTGCTACGACTATCCACTCGATGTCGTGCTGGACCGCTCGACCGAAATGCCATTTTCGTGCACGCAGACCGGACATCCGGAACTCGCGCAGTGCATCACGATCGAGAACGCCAACAAAGTCGGGACTGTGTACCTTGCCTTCAGCGACGTTCAGTGGACCAAGGCGGTGCGCGACGCTTACGCCGCTGATAAGGAAGGTTGCCGCACAAAGCGGATGCAGGCATTCAATGCTTCTGCCTGGTTTGCAAGTCCGGGCCACGCGCCACATGCGGCTTCGGCGACTCAGGTCCAGCAACTGGTATCCGAGTACAAGGGCGGGGGCGATAAGGTGTTTTACACCTCGCCTTTTCCGTATAGAGACCGCAGCACGGAAGGTGCGGCACTCAACACAGCGATGGACCACCTCGCCCCTCATAAAGGTGCAGTGTTCGCGCTTTGGGACCCCGTCGGCATCACACAGGAACTCAACGTGGAGAACCATTACGCCTACGGTGTGGTGAAAGCCGAGTATGAATGGGGCGTCTGGTCGGCCACCATGGCCAAGAACTGGAAGGAGGTCGTTGAAGACGGCGCGGTCAAGGATGACAACATGGCCGAACAGATGCTCGAAGGCCAGACGATGGAAGCAGAGGCACTCGGTTCGCTGTTCGACGGCGGCAAGCAGCTGAACAAAGACCTCGCGCAGTTGCGCTCGAGCCAGCAGGCCGAGCTTTCACAGGTCCGTGAGAAGGCGTGGGAGAGTTATGGGGAATCTGTCAGCACGACGGCGGCCGACGAATATCTGCAGAAAATGCAGACTGACTATGCAAATGAGCAGAACGCGACCTGGTTGCCTTTGTCGCAGGACTACACCCAGTGGCTCAGCTCGCCGAATCTCGCGCACGTCTTCCAATATGACTATGACGAGCAGGACGCGTTAAGCGGGATGTTTTACGAAGGTGCCTTCACAGCTTGCATCAAGGGAGCGTCCGAAAGAAAGGAGGCGCTGGACCAGCTCGCGAAGTGGTTGCAAGGCAAGGCGGACGACCACTCGAACCTGCTACTGCGAGCATTTTGCCTGAACCTGAAAACGAACGTTGACCACTTGATGTCGACGGCGGGCTTTCCCTATTCCGAATTACGCGAAACCTGCGCCAAGGCCATCGAATCCTGGTTTCAGGCTGCGAAGGCAGTCGAGGGCAAGGCGCCAAAATATTTTGCGGACTTCTATCTGCGCGGAGCGCGTCTGGTCTACGAACTTGGAGCGCCAATTGCCCGTGTCATGTCTTCCGGTGCGGAAAGCGCCGCCGCGAAGGTTGCCGTCTATCTTGCCAGTGCGAGAAGCGGCCGT is drawn from Trinickia violacea and contains these coding sequences:
- a CDS encoding T6SS effector BTH_I2691 family protein, with protein sequence MLLDDSGFQSISQITKAAVSAGAPATQCKMCQKKGLPILPVRYSALAATRAHGIDGVPLVSGSFGAHVQGVASGKAKYTLRSLRYGFVYVYYPKTSAWKCYAVTNEGNCYDYPLDVVLDRSTEMPFSCTQTGHPELAQCITIENANKVGTVYLAFSDVQWTKAVRDAYAADKEGCRTKRMQAFNASAWFASPGHAPHAASATQVQQLVSEYKGGGDKVFYTSPFPYRDRSTEGAALNTAMDHLAPHKGAVFALWDPVGITQELNVENHYAYGVVKAEYEWGVWSATMAKNWKEVVEDGAVKDDNMAEQMLEGQTMEAEALGSLFDGGKQLNKDLAQLRSSQQAELSQVREKAWESYGESVSTTAADEYLQKMQTDYANEQNATWLPLSQDYTQWLSSPNLAHVFQYDYDEQDALSGMFYEGAFTACIKGASERKEALDQLAKWLQGKADDHSNLLLRAFCLNLKTNVDHLMSTAGFPYSELRETCAKAIESWFQAAKAVEGKAPKYFADFYLRGARLVYELGAPIARVMSSGAESAAAKVAVYLASARSGRVVLYRPVQGSQSQWITYFARQMYEMMPAAKRPSMRDLKSQIRTQFTTNGADGRIMEVPQFIIVDEAGLTNINQGAPGKATAQQVTSPANKLMLTDETIEKDFVPTFRKLTGGEVAGSGISAVFTVVNMMYALKEFQKSTHFNSRETMLKFGTSLTTVAGGVMSLSGNLLEAAHGAKLTLPTFLSKELAERLGIAGRILGAPAAVVGVVYDFINGTEQWKSGHVGLAIAYWLSSGMGALLAICLTFGVLTSWILPLTILLIVIGLVIMWFKEREIKEFLGRSYFGTNKKGDKYHTLQEEQKAYSGLGA